The sequence GTTTAGTGGGCCAAGCCCCAAAGAAAGGTAGATGAGGCCCAAAGTCAGCTGAAAGACCCAAGATGCACTCGTAACCTAGGCTGAACTTGCCGCCGCCGTTGAAGGAGCTTCACCGAGACTGCTCTGTCGACGGCCAACCAGGCTACGGAGGAGACTAAACGCAGGCATCATCATCGTGGGAAACGAGAGGGATAAGAAGCTTCTGAAACTCTTCAGATCAAGCCAAGAGCTGTTTCCAGATCTGGTGTCGGATGGAGTAAGGGGCGTCTCAAACGGTGGATGGAAGAGCTCGTCGGTTCCCGGAGACAGGAAGAGAGGGCTTCTTTGAGAATATGGAGTCCTCACCGAAATTTGAACAGAGGAAGCGCTGACCCCAAGGATGTACGACAGTCACCCGCAAAGAAAACGTCGGGGCTTTTACCCGAAACGCATGAACAGCAGCACGGAGGAAGCTTCCGGACTCGACGCTGATGAGAAGACCAACCGAGGGCAAGTGACGCCGATAGAGGTGGTTCTATGAATCTTTTTATCTGTCTCCGTCGCGTAGAGCTTCGGATCTTCACTCCACCGCATAATAACAGCTTTATGAACGTGAAACACAGAGCAAAAGTATGAAAAGAACATAGCTACGAAAGGAGGCATAGGTGAGCCGGTAATCCCGGCGCCGGCGAGAACGCCTTCACCGGGCgccaaaaagaaacaaatcaaaaactGGACGTCTGGGATcgtaaaaatcatatttatcacatcatcaaatcaatcaaaaaaaaaatcatcaaaatgacaaaaaaatccACATCAGGGAGTAAAATAGGGAGCTTAATGAAAGCTGAACTCTAGGTCCGAGTTCCAATCCGGTCACCCATCACAACCCTTTCGAATTCATGTACCAATCATCATCACCGAAGGTCTCCAACGCCTCCCTTCCTCCTCACCCCCGTAATCTCCCGTCCCCGACGGAACTCAGAGCGTCAAGAGATTCCCCCAGATCAATCAAATCACCTCATCAGATCAAATCCAACTCCAAATCACCATCACAACAACTCACGTCAACAAGCTTAACTCTTCAAAACCAATCAACCTTCgggaaaaaaacaatcaaatcaaTCATATCATCCTCAAGTCATCAAAACAGTCAATGCAACAATCAACACAACAATcatcaaatcaaaatcaaaaaatcAATCAAAGAGACAAGTAACGAACTTTTCATTTTCAGTTGGGTCAACCAATGTGAGAACCTCGGCCGTCAATCCAAATCATCAAGCCATTCACAACCATATATCGAAATCAAATATCAAAAGTTCAATCATTCCCATCAGTCAAAATCCACGGAAAAATGCCTTCACACCATTCCCCTTTCATATGATCCTTCGGCTGTTATGTCGAGAAACACGTCTATCAGTATCCAGCAGAGTAGGAAAGCCATAATAGACGTGTTTCCTGTCATCTTGTATTATTGTGTCACTAATCATGCCTTCGAGACCAGTCTCCGCTTTTTCTAAATCCCCTAGATCGATGTAAAATCAATATTCACTTCAAAGCATATAAAATcacttaaaattaaaaaacttaaattaCATCTCAGTTAAAAAACatcaatcacaaaaaaaaaaacaaaaaataacaaattatccaatcaaacaactcaaaacatcatcaatcaatcaaagaaacataaaacaataaaaatcacAATATCAATCACAAGTATCATGCAATCAAACAAACTTATAGATGAGTAACAAACTacaatcaaaaatcaaaataatatcaCCATAAAAAACTCACAAGAGAAAATCAAAAACTCAATcatattcaaacaatcaaaaatgATAAGACAATAAAATCAATCATCATACaactcaaaacaaaaacataacatCATACACATCAAAAacatcaaatcaaaataatcatcaATCCATCCGTAACTACGTCCCCCGAGACTGCTCTGTCGACGGCCAACCGGCTACGGAGGAGACTAAACGCAGGCATCATCATCGTGGGAAACGAAGGGATAAGAAGCTTCTGAAACTCATCAGTATCAGACGTTTTCCAATCTGGTTCGGATGGAGTAAGGGGCGTCTCAAACGGTGGATGGAAGAGCTCGTCGGTTCCCACAAACTTGGAAGACTTCCCCGAAACAGTCCTCATTGAAATATCCTCCTCTCCGCCCACAGCCCAGCATGACGCAGTCACGTCGTCATTCAAAAAACGCTTTGAAAAAACCATTGAACAGCTCAACGGAGGAATCCGGACTCGACGCAGATGAGAAACCAACCAGAGGGAACACCGATAAGTTCATATGAATCTTTTTATCTTCTCCGTCGCCAGAGCTTCGGATCTTCACTCCACCGCATAATAACAGCTTTATGAACGGTGAAACACAGAGCAAAAGGTATGAAAAGAACATAGCTACGAAAAGGAGGCATAGGTGAGCCGGTAAGTCCCGGCGCCGGCGAGAAACGCCTTCACCGGCGCCAGAAAAGAAAGCCATAAAGGGTGTCTCGATTACTGTGTCTGGGAGCGTCTCCGACTTCGGTAGTGTTCgtataaaatctatattttacatatcGCATAGGGAAACTCAAAACATGCTCAAACCTATTTATACACACATGACGATACTATGTATGaataacaaattaattaatCTTATATATCGAACTAAAGAGAGATTTATGATAAAcaataaatgataataatataaataaaactcaCTCTAAGAACCAATTCCATGGATGTTGAAACTCATCACAACACCAATTCTTGAAGTCTCCATTTTTACCTATCAACAAACCCAAATCATCAATCTCCAAAAGGTCGTCCATCTCCAAATACCCTGTCCCTTCCTCCACCTCCGTCCTATGCATCACTTCCCCGACGCCGACACTAGGAACCAAGATACTCTCCTTATTATCCGACGAGCCACACGATGATGATACATCATATACCGTCTTCTTTTCTTGCTCTACAAGAAACCTAGAACCAACTCCATTTGATAATCCATAATCAGGAGTCATCATCGGTTTCAACTTCGTCGAAAACGTCAAGCTACTCGCAGCATGAACGCTTTCTTGATCTTGTGAATCACTTCGTTTTGGTAATAACCAAGAAACACTCGACTCACTTGTAGTTTTGTCATCTTCTTGTATAAAACTAAAACTCCCCGACCACGAACCGCGTGACCCACTTGACGGGACGAGACCAAGGTCCAACCCATGAACCTTATCTAGCTTATAATCCCAAGAAGTTCCTGTTAACGAGAAAGACAAGTTCCTGTTAACTTTttccttttgttgttgttgtgggtGCAACAAGTTGAGTTTAGCCTCGTGTCCGTAAAGCTTCTTAGCGGCTTCATCGTAAGCCATGGCGGCTTCGACCGAGGTATTGAAAGTGCCGAGCCAGAGGCGGGTGCCAAGGTTAGGCTCACGGATCTCAGCGACCCATTTACCCCAAGTGCGTTGCCTAACTCCACGGAAAGTACAAGTAGCGTTCTCTGGACCACCTTTACCTTTCATACAACCTTTTCTTGATCTTCCCATATTTCGTTTCTTGGTCGGAGGTTGCTCTTCTTCCATGGTGTGTTCTTTGAGAGATGGATGTTTTTATTTACAGTCTAAATTAGtaactagtatatatatagagtGAAATGAAAATTGAAGAGTACGTTTATATATATTCATGGACACGTCAAGAGTATACGTATTCTTTCGTGGCATGTGCATGAGTGTCTACGTGTGTATTTATGTATACTAAGgaatctctttttgtttttttttaatgtctctTTGTTACACGAAAACGACTCCCAGACCACTGTTTTGGGATAGGTTTAAcagttttgataaaataaacaGAAAACAAGGACAAAACATAACTCTATACGTACGTAAACGTACATGCCTGTATGTCACGTGTTGAAATAGAGGATGCCCTGGCAAACGACTAGGAACACATATGGCTTAACCATTCGTTATGTGCTTCGGCTCGAAGTACTTATTTTTCTACCACTACTTATTAAATCAtctattccttttttttttacttatataagtCATCTATTTTCATTGTTGACAATTAAAAACATCGATTTTCTTTAACAGTTTTCTTGAAAGACTCCCTAGATTTTGCTACATTTGATGATAAAAAAGATCCGTTCTATATTTGACTTTTATGGCAGTGTGTATAAAATGTACTGATTTATTAATACattaacaaaatctttaaatttataTCTCAGTTAAAAACtatgaactttaattttttcaaaaaaaaaaactatgaattTTAAGGCTTTTTAGTTTTCCTTTTGTTTACTTTGGGGTTTGGATGACCATGCAATTAGCAAAGCAGTCTTATGCATAGTTGATGGTAAGAGTTAAATAATTTAGAGAAATTTGCATTTATTCGGGCAAATCGGACAGTTTGTGTTATTATGAGTTCGTTATAAATACAAATCTCATTATCTTTGAATAAGAAACATGTGTAAtgttaacaaaaaaaggaaCATGTGTGAGATAGTAATAAGAAGCAAGTGTGGGGATGAGTGTCACTCAGATCGTCGAAACTGTTTGAAACTTGTTTTCTTCTACTCCCCTACTTCTTGGAACTGATAAACTCGTATGtaaatgaaaaactaaaaattcaaaGAGTGACgttcaatatataattatctttGAAACGCATGTAGCTGAAGAAAAATAATTCAtgtgaatcatatatataaataggaactttttttcttctgcaaTTTTCAGTAATATGCATATTCATGCTAATGATATCTAAAAGTTTTTTTCAAACAGTAATAATATAGAAATATGCTCACTCACATGCATATAAATTAAGGCTAGTCTGTACCATGCACTTGGATGAAAAAGACTATCAAAATCAGTCATCCAGAttacaaaatataaagttttcttCTGGATTTTGAGGCGATCATTTAAAAGCTTATAATTGTTCTAACATGATCCTTTTTTTATCTAACATGATCCTTAACCCAAAAAGATCAGATCAACTTGAATTTGATAACATTTTCTACCGAGTTCGGGTAAGCTAGAACCGGATATATTGACCCAGTTGATATACCTACAAATTGACTAGATCTGCCATGGACCACTATAATAAAACCACTGTGTGACTTTTAATATTGACTTCGAGTaccttatatgtatatatggagACTATACTATAATGTATAAcgattttttttgaacaactaatGTATAACGATTTTATACACATACATTTTATTGTTGAATGAAATGGGTATTCAGTTAAATAGCATTGTGTTTTGGTCAACGAGTTTAAGTTGCACGAAACCAAAAGGGAATATAACTAATTTAACAAAATGACAAAATTTTCATTAGTTAGCACTTTGAATCCAGTTGGTATATTCATTATCCATCTGTTGATATTGGTTCAGACATCGCATTCAGAGTTTGTATTTATAGGCATATAcgcaaaaataattatatgtagTGAACTGGTACGCAATTAAAAGACGACACATGTGACAAAGTACCAAATATAGATGATGCTTGTACCTAAAAAAAGGCTGGATCGATTGATAGACCCTCAAGCAAAGATAGTGAAAAGGTCCTCCATAATCTTTTACTGAATATAAAACGTTCAAACTGATGCTTAGATTATTATCATAATCATGTGATTGATTTTGATCCGTCTCGTGCATTTCCACTAGAACTTTAATTACTAGATATTTGCAACAGAAGCAATGTGATGATACATTATTTATAAGATTATAAAGTAAGTTTTGTTTAACTGATGCATCAGTAAAATACTATATCGGACACTAACCAAATTTCATATAGAAGTGcg is a genomic window of Brassica napus cultivar Da-Ae chromosome A2, Da-Ae, whole genome shotgun sequence containing:
- the LOC111208584 gene encoding dehydration-responsive element-binding protein 2G-like — translated: MEEEQPPTKKRNMGRSRKGCMKGKGGPENATCTFRGVRQRTWGKWVAEIREPNLGTRLWLGTFNTSVEAAMAYDEAAKKLYGHEAKLNLLHPQQQQKEKVNRNLSFSLTGTSWDYKLDKVHGLDLGLVPSSGSRGSWSGSFSFIQEDDKTTSESSVSWLLPKRSDSQDQESVHAASSLTFSTKLKPMMTPDYGLSNGVGSRFLVEQEKKTVYDVSSSCGSSDNKESILVPSVGVGEVMHRTEVEEGTGYLEMDDLLEIDDLGLLIGKNGDFKNWCCDEFQHPWNWFLEFEHVLSFPMRYVKYRFYTNTTEVGDAPRHSNRDTLYGFLFWRR